Proteins encoded within one genomic window of Halocatena marina:
- a CDS encoding GNAT family N-acetyltransferase, whose protein sequence is MPGPTFCDGDIVELRTIEEEDIEFLQQLINDSRVRTSLAAVEPKNREQERDWVGSLGDDDSVHLLICADGERVGCISLKPPNEIWGVVEVGYMIAPEQWGNGYATDALATLCGYAFNERRLNKVYAHCFTTNPASRRVLEKVGFEEEGLLREEAFIDGDHVDVHRYGLLANEWQNA, encoded by the coding sequence ATGCCGGGACCAACGTTCTGCGACGGTGATATCGTAGAACTTCGGACGATCGAGGAAGAGGACATCGAGTTTCTACAGCAGCTCATTAACGATTCGCGCGTCCGAACCTCCCTTGCCGCTGTCGAGCCGAAAAACCGAGAGCAAGAGCGAGATTGGGTTGGCTCGCTCGGAGATGATGACAGCGTTCATCTCCTCATTTGTGCCGATGGCGAACGGGTCGGGTGTATCAGTCTCAAGCCCCCAAACGAGATCTGGGGCGTGGTCGAGGTTGGCTACATGATTGCGCCCGAACAGTGGGGGAATGGGTACGCGACGGATGCACTGGCAACACTGTGTGGCTACGCATTCAACGAGCGACGACTCAACAAGGTCTACGCCCACTGTTTTACGACGAACCCCGCATCGAGGCGGGTTCTAGAAAAGGTTGGCTTCGAGGAGGAAGGTCTCCTCCGCGAGGAAGCTTTCATTGACGGTGACCACGTCGATGTTCATCGCTACGGGCTTCTGGCTAATGAGTGGCAGAATGCGTGA
- a CDS encoding sulfite oxidase, producing the protein MTMNDIEASERESATTTDTTQAETNETTSNEQTKRERYVSRRRYLAAAGMAVGASVLAGCSQLEGGNPTDGTQTQTQTGTESGQRPGYHTYDADSLKEKYSGLKIFSGSPPNGETERTDKYTEFKTSVEDSYIRSHYDSPKLTESEHTISLTGKIQEQTDLSIASLKSDFSTETVAHTMQCAGNGRGYFEPQVAGSQWTFGAMGTAFYRGTPVSEVLDQFGVESDGYLAVMGADAPEGEDVFARSIPLSKVRKDTILAYERNGEPLTAEHGFPVRLIVPGWYGCNSVKWVNRMHVMDTMLYGEKWEEGDQRLYTHWQQYSYRILPAQDSEAKQYKTIDTFDTEAQMTSDQVKHPYMYEMLTKSFVTSPIDGATVSPNSEGTIDVLGVAWAGEDEVKQVEVSTDGGKTFSEAEFAGPHPGPTAWRMFRYEWDVTPGEYTLVSRATDENGRSQPATISKPDENLRQIQNGKYPWNRKGYGNNAYMPEAVTVTVTNG; encoded by the coding sequence ATGACAATGAACGATATTGAAGCGAGTGAGAGAGAATCGGCCACTACGACAGACACCACTCAGGCCGAGACGAATGAGACAACATCCAATGAGCAGACCAAGCGCGAGAGGTACGTGAGTCGGCGTCGATACCTCGCAGCTGCCGGTATGGCTGTCGGAGCGAGCGTGCTCGCCGGATGCAGCCAACTTGAAGGAGGCAATCCAACGGACGGCACGCAGACACAGACACAAACGGGGACAGAAAGCGGACAGCGACCGGGATATCATACCTACGACGCTGATTCGTTGAAGGAGAAATATTCGGGATTGAAAATTTTCTCAGGGAGTCCTCCGAACGGCGAAACGGAACGCACGGACAAATATACGGAGTTCAAGACCAGTGTCGAGGATAGTTACATCAGGAGTCATTACGACTCGCCGAAGCTCACTGAGAGCGAGCACACCATCTCGTTGACCGGGAAGATTCAGGAGCAAACGGATCTTTCGATCGCGTCACTCAAATCTGATTTCTCGACGGAGACCGTCGCGCACACGATGCAGTGCGCCGGCAATGGTCGCGGCTACTTCGAGCCACAGGTCGCTGGCAGTCAGTGGACGTTCGGTGCCATGGGAACTGCGTTCTATCGAGGAACGCCCGTAAGCGAGGTGCTCGACCAATTTGGAGTAGAGAGCGACGGATATCTCGCCGTGATGGGTGCCGATGCACCCGAGGGAGAGGACGTGTTCGCACGCTCGATTCCGCTGTCAAAGGTCAGAAAAGACACGATTCTTGCGTACGAGCGTAACGGCGAGCCACTCACCGCAGAGCACGGCTTTCCGGTTCGGCTCATCGTACCCGGTTGGTACGGCTGCAACAGCGTCAAATGGGTCAACCGGATGCACGTGATGGATACGATGCTGTATGGTGAAAAGTGGGAAGAGGGAGATCAGCGCCTCTACACCCACTGGCAACAGTACTCCTACCGGATCCTTCCGGCGCAAGACTCCGAAGCGAAACAGTACAAGACGATCGACACCTTTGACACTGAGGCACAGATGACCTCCGATCAGGTCAAACACCCCTACATGTACGAGATGCTAACGAAATCCTTCGTTACCTCGCCGATCGATGGGGCCACAGTCAGTCCGAATTCAGAGGGAACGATCGATGTTCTCGGTGTTGCGTGGGCGGGCGAAGATGAGGTGAAGCAAGTTGAAGTCTCAACCGACGGCGGCAAGACGTTCTCGGAGGCCGAATTCGCGGGACCGCATCCCGGACCGACCGCGTGGCGGATGTTCAGATACGAGTGGGATGTCACACCAGGTGAGTATACGCTCGTCTCGCGAGCGACCGACGAAAACGGTCGGAGCCAACCGGCGACGATTTCGAAGCCCGATGAGAATCTCCGCCAGATCCAGAACGGGAAGTATCCGTGGAACAGGAAAGGATACGGCAATAATGCATACATGCCCGAAGCAGTCACGGTGACGGTCACGAACGGGTGA
- a CDS encoding DUF6276 family protein, producing MTCPDCDSPLVPFFVPTELREYAPDSQRTLAICTQCLSLHPTNQPELDAASDPAFERISESFPTGEAAVPMALVLGLLKSLALNRSEIEHLLERVERAGADPLLVIDRVGRQGSTQPQWDAARRRHQLEQFLD from the coding sequence ATGACCTGTCCAGACTGTGATTCGCCACTCGTTCCATTCTTCGTTCCCACCGAACTACGAGAGTACGCTCCCGATTCACAGCGAACGCTTGCGATCTGTACTCAGTGTCTCTCGTTGCATCCGACGAACCAACCCGAGTTGGATGCTGCGTCTGATCCAGCGTTCGAGCGAATCAGTGAGTCGTTCCCGACGGGTGAGGCGGCGGTACCGATGGCGCTCGTCCTCGGTCTTCTGAAGTCACTTGCGCTCAATCGCTCCGAAATTGAACATTTGCTCGAACGTGTTGAACGAGCGGGTGCTGATCCGTTGTTGGTCATCGATCGAGTGGGGCGGCAAGGAAGTACCCAGCCCCAGTGGGACGCCGCACGACGACGACACCAGCTAGAACAGTTTTTGGATTAA
- the hutG gene encoding formimidoylglutamase, translating into MIESTQFSWHGPSNDPNDEQFGDVVEPTTFAEANDDAAVLLGEPTDRAVIGRKGARKGPSQLRSELARTKTHHFTGGPVDSIGDLGDVGFSEEADVAARQDTAASIAREVHELDARPVFLGGDNSMTYSNVRPLLASDTVGVVSFDAHLDCRAGEPSSGTPYRQLFEDGLDAFAVVGARHFENSTAYAAYVEERGTIITAEDATNPSAAIQATLDAMADVDRIYVSLDLDVLDAPAAPGVSAPTPGGLTTRELYRMLREVARDDRVAGFEVVECAPSLDINGRTAMAGARAIAHVLNAWMGVES; encoded by the coding sequence ATGATTGAATCAACACAATTCAGCTGGCATGGCCCGTCGAACGATCCGAACGACGAGCAGTTCGGAGATGTCGTCGAACCGACAACATTCGCCGAAGCGAACGACGACGCTGCCGTCTTGCTCGGTGAACCGACTGACCGAGCTGTAATCGGGCGGAAGGGAGCGCGCAAGGGACCGTCACAACTGCGTTCGGAACTAGCCCGAACGAAGACGCACCACTTCACGGGCGGCCCCGTCGATTCCATTGGTGATCTTGGTGACGTTGGCTTTTCCGAGGAGGCAGACGTTGCTGCGAGACAGGACACGGCAGCGTCGATCGCACGTGAGGTCCACGAGCTCGATGCTCGCCCGGTGTTTCTTGGAGGCGACAACTCGATGACATACTCGAACGTCCGTCCGTTGCTCGCGTCTGATACGGTCGGGGTCGTGAGCTTCGACGCTCACCTCGATTGTCGTGCGGGCGAGCCATCGAGCGGCACGCCCTATCGTCAACTGTTCGAGGACGGACTCGACGCGTTCGCCGTGGTTGGGGCGCGCCATTTCGAAAACTCGACCGCTTACGCAGCGTACGTCGAGGAACGGGGAACCATCATCACGGCCGAAGATGCCACAAACCCGTCTGCTGCTATCCAAGCAACACTCGATGCGATGGCAGACGTGGATCGGATCTACGTCAGTCTCGATCTCGACGTGCTGGATGCACCAGCCGCACCGGGTGTGAGCGCGCCGACACCGGGCGGACTCACGACTCGTGAACTCTATCGAATGCTTCGAGAAGTAGCTCGCGACGATCGCGTCGCTGGATTCGAAGTCGTCGAATGCGCGCCATCGCTGGATATCAACGGCCGAACTGCTATGGCAGGAGCGCGCGCTATCGCTCACGTTCTGAACGCATGGATGGGGGTTGAATCATGA
- the hutI gene encoding imidazolonepropionase, which translates to MIDTVIHDANEIVVGPAEDRSRLKQHEDGAIAVVDGTIAAVGPNDAVTREYPPENAAHAIDASEKAIIPGFVDSHTHALFAGDRSDEFEAKLSGATYQEILAEGGGILRTVRATREATDQELLDRLLGYLDVMLAHGTTTVEVKSGYGLDTETELRMLSILDRADKEHSVDVVPTFMGAHAVPPAYDSDEYTEIVIDEQLPAVVDQDVAEFCDVFCEADVFSVEQSRQILEAGTEHGLQPKVHAEEFVHFGGAQLAAELEAMSADHLLHADSSDINALDEAGVAPVLLPGTAFSLGAEYADARAFLEQGVSVALASDFNPNCHSPSMQFAVALGCIGMEMTPAEAIVAATHGGARALDRDTGTLEQGAPADLSLIDAPSHVHIPYTFGVNNVEAVMKGGEIVYDH; encoded by the coding sequence ATGATCGACACGGTCATCCACGACGCTAACGAGATCGTGGTCGGACCAGCGGAGGATCGCTCAAGGCTCAAGCAGCACGAAGACGGGGCCATCGCAGTCGTCGATGGGACGATCGCTGCGGTCGGCCCGAACGATGCTGTGACGCGCGAGTATCCACCGGAGAACGCAGCGCACGCCATTGACGCGAGCGAGAAAGCAATTATTCCGGGATTCGTCGATTCACACACGCATGCGCTGTTTGCGGGAGATCGCTCCGATGAGTTCGAGGCGAAACTCAGCGGGGCGACCTATCAGGAGATTCTCGCGGAGGGTGGTGGCATCCTTCGAACGGTCCGGGCCACCCGCGAAGCGACGGATCAAGAGCTACTCGATCGGTTGCTCGGGTACTTAGACGTGATGCTCGCTCACGGTACGACTACGGTGGAAGTGAAATCCGGCTACGGATTAGATACAGAGACAGAACTCCGGATGCTGTCCATCCTCGATCGCGCCGACAAGGAGCATTCGGTCGACGTGGTTCCGACGTTCATGGGGGCACACGCAGTACCACCAGCGTACGACAGCGACGAATACACCGAAATCGTCATCGACGAGCAACTGCCAGCCGTTGTCGACCAAGACGTCGCGGAGTTCTGTGATGTCTTCTGTGAAGCGGACGTTTTCAGCGTCGAACAGTCACGCCAAATTCTCGAAGCTGGCACGGAGCACGGACTACAACCGAAGGTCCACGCCGAGGAGTTCGTTCATTTCGGGGGTGCACAGCTCGCTGCCGAACTCGAAGCGATGAGCGCAGATCACCTGCTCCACGCCGACTCCTCGGACATCAACGCACTCGATGAAGCAGGCGTCGCTCCTGTGTTGCTTCCTGGAACGGCGTTCTCGCTGGGCGCGGAATACGCCGACGCTCGTGCATTTCTCGAACAGGGCGTCTCCGTCGCGCTTGCCTCTGACTTCAATCCAAACTGTCACTCACCAAGTATGCAGTTTGCCGTCGCTCTGGGGTGTATTGGAATGGAGATGACACCCGCAGAAGCCATCGTGGCCGCGACCCACGGCGGAGCGCGCGCACTCGATCGTGATACAGGAACGCTTGAGCAGGGAGCGCCAGCCGACCTCAGTCTCATCGATGCTCCAAGCCACGTCCACATCCCATACACGTTCGGTGTCAACAACGTCGAAGCCGTCATGAAAGGAGGAGAGATAGTCTATGACCATTGA
- a CDS encoding plastocyanin/azurin family copper-binding protein, with amino-acid sequence MQTGVLGACVISGCTGSSPGSEKSKSESGSTEVAAGPGGDFVFTPETVEISVGETVTWTFESTGHNVSAKPKDDPKIEIPDGAKPFASYKGHKKYQLVEKGETYEHTFETAGEYTYVCTPHATSGMVGTVMVSE; translated from the coding sequence ATGCAGACTGGCGTACTTGGCGCGTGTGTGATTAGTGGCTGTACTGGATCGTCGCCGGGGAGTGAAAAGAGCAAGAGTGAGAGTGGTTCAACGGAGGTAGCGGCTGGACCAGGGGGAGATTTCGTATTCACTCCAGAGACGGTCGAAATTTCAGTTGGAGAGACGGTGACGTGGACGTTCGAGAGCACCGGGCACAACGTGAGTGCAAAACCGAAGGACGACCCCAAAATCGAGATTCCAGATGGTGCCAAACCCTTCGCATCCTACAAAGGTCACAAAAAATACCAATTAGTTGAAAAAGGAGAGACGTACGAGCATACGTTCGAGACTGCTGGAGAATACACGTACGTCTGTACTCCACACGCAACATCAGGCATGGTTGGAACCGTGATGGTCTCCGAGTGA
- the hutU gene encoding urocanate hydratase produces MDRQTTRETPSEQWQAFRGSPTGTDLECKGWRQEAAFRLLNNNLDPEVAERPEDLVVYGGTGRAARSWDAYDAIVEELRQLENDETLLVQSGKPVGRFRTHEQAPRVLIANSNLVGKWDNWEQFHELEAKGLIMYGQMTAGSWAYIGTQGIIQGTYETLAELARQQYQGDLRGRIVVTGGLGGMGGAQPLAVTMNNGVCIAAEVDESRIDRRIETGYCMDKTENLDEALERVKEAAESGEPYSVGVHTNAADMLEAMLDRDFIPDVVTDQTSAHDELEGYYPSGYTVAEADALRNENPEQYVEHSLDTMERHVDAILGLQEKGAIAFEYGNNIRGQVNEHRRKASKSDDRNPFDFPGFVPAYIRPLFCQGKGPFRWVALSGNPEDIHTTDEAVLELFPEKEHLHRWITLAQDQVSFQGLPSRVCWLGYQTDDEGLTERAQFALCINELVAKGEIDAPIVVTRDHLDAGSVASPHRETEAMRDGSDAIADWPILNALLNCAAGADIVSVHDGGGVGIGNAVHANNHVVLDGTDRARETAKRVFTTDPGMGIIRHADAGYETALKEATRSNVHVPMQQQNRE; encoded by the coding sequence ATGGACAGACAGACAACCCGAGAGACGCCGAGCGAACAGTGGCAGGCGTTTCGAGGCTCACCAACGGGAACAGACCTCGAATGCAAGGGCTGGAGACAGGAGGCCGCCTTCCGGCTGTTGAACAACAACCTCGATCCAGAGGTGGCCGAGCGCCCGGAGGATCTCGTTGTCTATGGGGGGACCGGACGCGCTGCTCGGAGCTGGGACGCATACGACGCGATCGTGGAGGAACTCCGACAATTGGAGAACGATGAGACGCTGCTAGTGCAGTCGGGGAAGCCTGTCGGACGGTTTCGAACGCACGAGCAGGCTCCACGAGTGCTGATTGCGAATTCGAATCTCGTCGGGAAGTGGGATAACTGGGAGCAGTTCCACGAACTCGAAGCGAAGGGACTGATCATGTACGGCCAGATGACCGCTGGATCGTGGGCGTACATCGGAACGCAAGGGATCATTCAGGGCACGTACGAAACGCTCGCTGAGCTCGCTCGACAGCAGTATCAGGGAGATCTCCGTGGACGAATCGTCGTAACGGGTGGACTCGGCGGAATGGGGGGCGCACAGCCGCTCGCGGTGACGATGAACAACGGTGTCTGTATTGCTGCTGAAGTGGACGAGAGCCGGATCGACCGGCGGATCGAGACCGGCTACTGCATGGATAAAACCGAGAATCTCGACGAGGCCCTCGAGCGAGTGAAAGAGGCTGCAGAGTCGGGCGAGCCGTACAGCGTCGGCGTTCACACGAACGCCGCAGACATGCTCGAAGCGATGCTCGATCGAGATTTCATTCCGGATGTTGTCACTGACCAGACGAGCGCCCACGACGAACTTGAAGGATATTATCCGAGCGGCTACACGGTTGCGGAGGCCGACGCGCTCCGCAACGAGAATCCAGAGCAGTACGTCGAGCACTCGTTGGACACGATGGAACGGCACGTCGATGCCATCCTTGGGCTGCAAGAGAAGGGTGCGATTGCTTTCGAGTACGGAAACAACATCCGTGGACAGGTGAACGAACACCGACGGAAGGCTTCCAAATCAGACGATCGCAACCCGTTCGACTTTCCTGGGTTCGTACCGGCGTACATCCGTCCGTTGTTCTGTCAAGGTAAGGGACCGTTCCGATGGGTCGCACTTTCGGGGAATCCAGAAGACATTCATACAACGGACGAGGCAGTCCTCGAGCTCTTTCCAGAAAAAGAGCACCTCCACCGATGGATCACACTCGCACAGGATCAGGTGTCGTTTCAGGGGCTTCCGAGCCGCGTTTGTTGGCTCGGGTACCAGACCGACGATGAAGGACTCACCGAGCGCGCGCAGTTTGCGCTTTGTATCAACGAACTCGTCGCCAAAGGAGAGATCGACGCCCCGATCGTCGTTACGCGCGATCACCTCGACGCTGGCAGCGTCGCCAGCCCGCACCGCGAAACTGAAGCGATGAGAGATGGGAGCGACGCGATCGCTGACTGGCCGATCCTGAACGCGCTGCTCAACTGCGCTGCAGGCGCAGACATCGTCAGCGTTCACGACGGTGGCGGTGTTGGCATCGGGAACGCGGTACACGCCAACAACCACGTTGTGCTCGATGGGACTGATCGCGCGCGCGAGACCGCAAAGCGTGTGTTCACGACCGATCCCGGGATGGGCATCATCCGACACGCTGATGCGGGCTACGAGACAGCGCTCAAAGAAGCGACCCGATCGAACGTCCACGTCCCGATGCAACAACAAAACCGAGAATGA
- a CDS encoding amidohydrolase family protein: MVLDVLSEEDEPRAIDTHAHQPTSEFLEDAGGEIMRDAAKKFGTDLETWDYEAMIEEYHEVGVGRAILLGWDAETNTGNPPVPNDYVAEVRDAHPDFFVAFGGVDPLKDTAIEEAERCIEDLDLSGFKFQQIAQGFDPSDPEHEALFSTIEELGVPVVFHGGSSTLGAGAPGGRGLQLKYGDPMLVDDLAARHPDLDILLAHPAFPWEKEQLAICQQKGNVYMDLSGWLPKYIDEQVLQYAGSILKDKVMFGTDYPMIHPDRWLQQFETHTDYSKEVQRKLLWENAEAFLGL, encoded by the coding sequence ATGGTACTCGACGTACTGTCTGAGGAGGACGAACCGCGCGCCATCGACACCCACGCTCACCAGCCGACAAGCGAATTCTTAGAAGACGCTGGCGGGGAGATAATGCGCGACGCCGCCAAAAAATTCGGAACCGATCTCGAAACGTGGGACTATGAGGCGATGATCGAGGAGTATCACGAAGTGGGCGTTGGTCGCGCCATTCTCCTCGGCTGGGACGCAGAGACGAACACCGGAAATCCGCCCGTTCCAAACGACTACGTTGCCGAGGTGCGCGATGCACACCCCGACTTTTTCGTCGCATTCGGCGGTGTCGATCCACTCAAGGATACTGCAATCGAGGAAGCAGAGCGTTGTATCGAGGATCTCGATCTTTCCGGATTCAAGTTCCAGCAGATCGCGCAGGGATTCGACCCGAGCGATCCCGAACACGAAGCGCTCTTTAGCACCATCGAGGAGCTCGGTGTCCCTGTTGTTTTCCACGGCGGAAGCTCGACGCTCGGCGCGGGAGCGCCCGGTGGTCGTGGTCTCCAACTGAAGTACGGCGACCCGATGCTCGTCGATGATCTTGCTGCGCGTCATCCGGATCTCGACATTCTCCTCGCACACCCCGCGTTCCCGTGGGAAAAAGAGCAACTCGCCATCTGCCAACAGAAGGGCAACGTCTACATGGATCTCTCGGGCTGGCTCCCAAAATACATCGACGAACAGGTGCTCCAGTACGCGGGATCAATCCTGAAGGACAAAGTGATGTTCGGAACAGACTACCCGATGATCCACCCGGATCGCTGGCTCCAGCAGTTCGAAACCCACACAGATTACTCGAAAGAAGTCCAGCGAAAACTCCTCTGGGAGAACGCCGAAGCGTTCCTTGGACTATAA
- the hutH gene encoding histidine ammonia-lyase — protein sequence MTIELDGESLTPADVVAVARKNESVTVPEATLEAVRSSRARVERVVESEEPVYGLNTGFGQLVTERIPEDDLERLQTNLIRSHAAGAGRELRRAEVRALMLTRLNALVKGYSGVRERVVTHIETMLNEGIHPIVTSRGSLGASGDLAPLAHMSLVLIGEGEAIVDGERRSGETALRAAGLEPLSLAAKEGLALINGTQLTVGLAALTLVDAEQALQAADVAGALTTEVTMGTTASCDPAIQRVRPHRGQSISAENVRNVTEQSEIVESHRNCDRVQDAYSIRCLPQVHGAVRDAVSHLREAIEVELNSATDNPLIFSAAETDDRASGTDDVGVISGGNFHGEPLGLRLDYATTALTDLAAICERRVDRLLNPNVQEAHLPPFLTEQSGLRSGYMIAQYTAASLVNENRSLGPASIDNTPVSGGQEDHVSMSAQSAFNARRVVENTTRTVAVELLCGAQALEFVDSDLSPGVGTARAYERIRDHVPPLREDRPLREEIETVTQLIRSGTFIDGIL from the coding sequence ATGACCATTGAACTCGACGGTGAGTCACTAACACCGGCGGACGTTGTTGCCGTCGCACGCAAAAACGAGTCAGTAACTGTTCCCGAAGCGACCCTCGAAGCAGTGCGTTCCTCACGCGCCCGTGTTGAGCGCGTCGTCGAGAGCGAGGAGCCGGTGTACGGACTGAACACTGGATTCGGTCAGCTCGTCACCGAACGAATTCCCGAGGATGACCTCGAACGATTGCAGACGAACCTGATTCGGAGCCACGCTGCTGGTGCTGGTCGGGAGCTGAGACGAGCGGAGGTTCGTGCGCTGATGCTGACGCGGCTTAACGCGCTCGTGAAAGGCTACTCCGGTGTGCGCGAGCGGGTCGTCACCCACATCGAGACGATGTTGAACGAGGGGATTCATCCTATCGTGACCTCTCGCGGGAGCCTCGGTGCCAGCGGTGATCTCGCGCCACTCGCGCACATGTCACTCGTCCTCATCGGCGAAGGAGAGGCGATCGTCGATGGGGAACGACGTTCCGGTGAAACGGCACTTCGTGCGGCGGGTCTCGAACCGCTCTCACTCGCGGCGAAAGAGGGCCTCGCACTCATCAACGGTACGCAACTCACAGTCGGCCTCGCTGCACTCACGCTTGTGGATGCCGAACAAGCGTTGCAGGCCGCTGACGTTGCCGGTGCACTCACCACGGAAGTGACGATGGGAACAACCGCATCGTGTGATCCCGCGATCCAGCGCGTGCGTCCACACCGCGGGCAGTCGATTAGTGCAGAAAATGTGCGGAACGTGACCGAACAATCAGAGATCGTCGAGTCACACCGGAACTGCGATCGGGTTCAGGATGCGTACTCGATCCGCTGTCTCCCACAAGTTCATGGGGCGGTCCGTGATGCAGTGTCTCATCTACGGGAGGCGATCGAAGTGGAACTCAACAGCGCCACGGATAATCCCCTCATTTTCTCAGCAGCAGAGACGGACGATCGCGCGAGCGGAACCGACGACGTTGGCGTCATTTCCGGCGGTAACTTTCACGGCGAACCGCTTGGACTGCGACTCGATTACGCCACGACCGCGCTAACGGATTTGGCGGCGATCTGTGAACGCCGCGTCGATCGGTTACTCAACCCAAACGTTCAGGAAGCGCATCTACCGCCGTTTCTCACCGAGCAGAGTGGACTCCGATCGGGATACATGATTGCACAGTACACCGCCGCGTCGCTGGTGAACGAAAACCGATCTCTTGGACCGGCGTCGATCGACAACACACCCGTCAGCGGCGGACAAGAAGACCATGTCAGCATGAGCGCACAGTCTGCGTTCAACGCCCGACGGGTCGTTGAAAACACGACCAGAACGGTCGCTGTCGAACTGCTCTGTGGCGCACAGGCGCTCGAATTCGTCGATAGCGATCTCTCACCGGGAGTTGGGACTGCTCGGGCGTACGAACGCATCCGCGATCACGTACCGCCACTCAGAGAAGACCGCCCACTTCGTGAGGAAATCGAAACAGTCACACAACTGATTCGATCAGGGACGTTTATCGACGGGATATTGTAA
- a CDS encoding V-type ATP synthase subunit D, which translates to MATDVKPTRKNLMAIEERIKLSERGHDTLEKKRDGLIMEFMDILDQAQDVRSDLDTAYESAQRKINMARAMDGDIAVRGAAAALKEHPEITTQSKNIMGVVVPQIESSKVKKSLDERGYGVVGTSARIDEAAEAYEDLLAQIILAAEVETAMKKMLEEIETTKRRVNALEFKLLPDLYESEEYIEQKLEEQEREEIFRLKKIKNKKEAEEKEAEARESSESGSEEPEREKAPAAD; encoded by the coding sequence ATGGCCACGGACGTCAAGCCGACCCGGAAGAACCTCATGGCGATCGAGGAGCGCATCAAACTCTCCGAGCGCGGGCACGACACGCTCGAAAAGAAACGCGATGGGCTTATCATGGAGTTCATGGACATTCTCGATCAGGCCCAAGACGTGCGTTCAGATCTCGATACGGCCTACGAGAGCGCCCAGCGCAAAATCAATATGGCGCGCGCGATGGACGGCGATATCGCGGTGCGCGGTGCGGCCGCTGCGTTGAAAGAACATCCCGAGATCACGACCCAGTCGAAAAACATCATGGGTGTGGTCGTTCCACAGATCGAATCCTCGAAGGTGAAGAAATCACTCGATGAGCGCGGCTACGGTGTCGTCGGTACGAGTGCTCGCATCGACGAGGCCGCAGAAGCCTACGAGGATCTCCTCGCACAGATTATTCTCGCTGCAGAGGTCGAAACGGCGATGAAGAAGATGCTCGAAGAGATCGAAACGACCAAGCGACGGGTCAACGCACTTGAGTTCAAGCTTCTTCCGGACCTCTACGAGAGTGAAGAGTACATCGAACAAAAGCTCGAAGAACAAGAGCGCGAAGAGATCTTCAGACTGAAAAAGATCAAAAACAAGAAGGAGGCTGAAGAGAAGGAAGCCGAGGCGCGTGAATCATCCGAATCCGGAAGTGAGGAGCCCGAACGCGAGAAAGCACCCGCTGCCGACTGA